The Aedes aegypti strain LVP_AGWG chromosome 1, AaegL5.0 Primary Assembly, whole genome shotgun sequence sequence tgaatctcagcttttagtgttccgattgatctgaaatttccaccacagcctagatataacatagattttactcaattaaaatatcactgcatttgaaacacaatcttttgaattattgaaattctctcaatttgcaaaaaaatgcaaaatttagttttgaaaacattttgaaaacaatcagttttactgaaaaatgatgttctgcaaatttgtgtgtcttatcaaattgtacatttttgcacaaggacatattgctctaaatattttcatataaaaattattattactttaaaattttgtcatttttatcaaaatttgagatttgtgATAACTTTaaagttcgttaatgaaaaactatgaatttctagcctagcaaatttgaggttactttcaagctgcggtgaaaatttcaggtcaatcggacaactagaaaccgagatataagactccaaacttgatcattttgtatggaaaaacggccaatgcgtactttattctatCCAGTACTGTATCAATCCAAGCTGGCTGAGGGAATTTCTCGatttaataaaagcttaaagtactaattttttgttcattcgattttattgcagtttaaatcACTCACATATACATAAAGCAACAGCATTTAATGAAAATCGCATTTCCACATCTGATTTAAGGACCCAGTTGTCCAACACTTGAATAATCAAATGGCTAGCTCGTACCTTCTGACTCTTACCTTTCGAAAGCTTTCGATGTTAGCTTATGTTATTAGagtaaatttgagatttttcttTTTGAAAGACACCGACAACGTCAATgattccagtggacgattttccCTTCGAAAGAAGCTTCACActcgacaacggactagcatgcaacgcccagtggtacAGTCGGAAAACGTTCCTGACAAATAGCTTTCCGGACAGAAGCGGGagtcgaacccacactccttgactcatTGCGGATAAATGCATTGTAACATCAACTGCATAGCCACGAAGTCCACATATATCTAGATCACAAAGTCCTTGAAGGACCAAAAACATCCGTACAAACCAATACAATAATGCTTAGACATATTGTGTAGATATTCATTTGCTCTGGTGGAGTCCCAAACCCCAAGTgattatggaccgatgcacgagttcactaatttgtcgtttgagcggtgccgaattcactcgttgccatggtcacgttaataacacggcaccgctcaaacgtcaaacagtgaactcgtgcataggtccattggaAGAATTGCACATATTTGGGCTTACTAAGATCCATAAAAATCAATCATATGATTAGCATACTTTTTTGTCCTTGGGAAGCAAAATTTTTCGAAATATCAACGATGAATTGCTCACGAATAAGCTTCTGAAATGATTCAATTTACAGGCCCCGATCTAGTTCATATATTGAAGTTACGGTGTATTAGTATCTGACtcgatgacatttgcataaatcataactTCTGCATAAACTTCACACATAGgatgatgtgctagtatccatcgtattaagcatcgatcagtgagaacctgcaattttcgcagtattgcagtgaatgatgctgatacacaGCGATGCCAAACGATTCTTTCCCAAAACGGCTgtcgcatttttttaaataagtttttgATTAATCTTGATCGTTTATTGGATATAATGCTATGAAATTATTACTGGCCATTTTCTCTATTCGTCGTATCGCTTTCTTTTtatgtcgcaatcagtttccagaatcgtctcacaactaacggATTACTGTGaaatagtgagtggtcaaaaatGTTGCATCAACGCaatgataaaatgttttactagaatatatacatccacgggcatctccctccattccttcagcatgatggaatataataattttctttaaaattcattgttcgccaTAAAAATTCTGCCCAAACATgtaaacacaattccttttgaccgaacaatcatgacagctgcttacagtgcagcgaaaacaccaaaatcaaaggaaccgttttCTACGCACACATTGaagcgcacaagcttttttttttctctcagtacgatggattgaactttgtttacattctcaattttacgcggtcgttgaggaaatttcatgaaactTCGTGATTTACAGAAGTTTTGCGGTGTGGGTTTGGAATGAAACCCTTCGtggaagaagtacgaaggttttccatagtgaaaatgaGTGCCCGGTAAGGTAAGTCATACAgaggggcgggaagaaacttgatAAGCATTTCGCTCagatcgtgttcgtccatgcgatttcggtgagaAAGTTTAAAGTGGATAAtggaactgaagttatttatcaaaATGCAGTTGTTTTGATGCAGTTTTGGTGTACGAgtgtacgaaccataacagctttcacacacttggaaaatgaatctatgttgcaggtaagtttgaatatccgccgtagtggaacattttaagtttgatacgacgaataatggcatatacgacgaagtagaacgaaccCCTACCGATTGATTATCATGTTTTGACATTGATTTCAACATAAATTAATCCGTTTTTGGAATATAATAGGTATTATATGTGACATTGATACTGTGGTTAAAAAAACCCATACAATTGTTATCCTTTGACTATGGGGCCAAATGTTTTCGTGTTTGATGTGACGTCTTCATCATCACCCACCATATCATCCTTAGCCTGCAACGACAATTATCGTTTTAACGATAGTTACTGTATCAACGACAGTAATCAAATTGATGATACAAGGGACCACCATGTATATTGCAAACGCGATTGCTGTCACCAAAGCGACTCCCAACAATATCCAACCGGCTATTTTTAGAAAAGATGACGGGTTCACATTGTTGCAGCGCGCCTCTTGTTGGACTGTCTCCTTAACTGAGCTCCAAATGGCACCATTCTTCGCTTTATTTCCACTTGATGACTTATTTTCACCATCTTCGTCATCCTTGTCCTTATCTTGGCGATCATTTTTACCGTTgtcacatttttgttttgtCAGTAACAATTGCAGGAGCTTTTTGAATGCCTTTCTTCCAAGCTGCAATAGCTTAGACAAGTTTGTGTTCTTAATAATCTTTAAAACTTGCTCCAGTACGTTTTTGATCGAATCTTCATTCATGAAATGCTTACGATCTATCCTTAACCATTTATTCAATACTGTGATGAAACTATCCTTACAGATTCCGACAATTGTGTCGGCGGTAATCACGTTATCTCCAAACAAACTGGCCCAAAAACCCTGATCCGTTAGAGTTATGGCCGTTGCATATGGGTCAATTCTTCGCAACAGTTCATTGAGCTCATCTACCGTGTTCTGCAAATATTTGAGGGAAACGTTTGGCATCATACGCGGAGAGTCATGGCTGAAATCTACCGATTCCAACAGTTTCAAAAGCAGTGCTTGTAGCTCATCAATGTCCTTCCCTATACCTCCCCACTTGTTAGCCCATGTTTCAACAAGTTCAGTGTACCCTATTTGAGTTGTCAGATACGTATAAAGAGCAGTGTTAGACTCGGATAGCTGATTTGTAGCCCCGTCAGTTATCTGGATTCTAATAACATGGGAAGCGTGAAGTCTAACATCGGAACTATGTCTGTCCTGGTGTTGACTTCTACCTCCACGCAAAACTTCATTCCTATTTATTCGCGCACGTTCTGCGACCCCTTGAACAACCCCAGCTACATCAAAAATGCCGTAAAAACGAGTTAACAAATGCTCCAGGGTTGAAGTTTCCTCCTCGGGGTCATCGTGGACGCTCAAAGACCTTGACCTACTGCGACGGCTTCTGCTTCCATCGCGATCGGTAGATCTTCCTCGAATGTTACCCGAATGTTAGACCGCTCTCCAGTAAACTCTGGTGCTTGCCGAGTTGAATGTGTTGTCGAATTTCCGGATTCGATTCGATGCAGTCAGCTAGCTTCTGACGAAACTCCGATGCCGGTACATCCAGAAGCTGCGGGATTGCCTGCGCCAACGACTCGAAAAGGCAATCGTTGCTGCCGACTTTGCCACGTGGCTTCTGATTCAGATTGGCGCCGCAATGCAGTTCGAAGTGATTGTTTCGCAGATCCAAATCGATTGAAACGCCTTTCGTGCTGGAACCACATTTGTACGTTTTACTTGTGTCGCCTAAAACGTAGATCGCTAGATTCGGGATGTTGATATTCAGCTTTTTCAATGCCTCTGGCACCGCTTGCAAGCAGGTCAAATCCATCTGAGCTCCTTTACGCACTACGGTAGCAAATTCCGTTGGATCGGTGGTTCTTTTCAGGGTCGATATAAGCTCGAGGTTTCGTTGTTCCATGGTGCGATCCCATTCCGACCGAACTTCCTGAGTCCCTGAGGACTGAAACAGACTTGTTATCGAATCCCAGAGCGATGTCATCCGAATCGCTTGTTGCGGCTCCCGCTCTTGTTCCAGACTTGCCTATGGAAtaagttttgttattattatacACAGTGCACCATTTTTGAGGTCATCGAATGTGAACAGAATTATGTCTTATAGGGTTCTGAAAAAATAGTTCCAAATTTGAAGCCATACTCgcgagtatgagttgtacagcttgaattctcgcgtgagtatactcaggcgtgagtttcagctgtacaactcatactcgtGAGTGAGTTTTTGACTAACACTAACTCACTCGtgagtaattttactcacttgaagcattgtaaatattctaaaagcttgcgaatggcccaaataaataataagtaatGAGTAAGGCTATTCTTGGGGCGGCCTGATTCAAATGATaagatgaaaattttattctgaaaactatttgatgcacgcaaaacgttattttattatgaaatcTTAACACAACCTGTAATTTATTTTGGGAATTTCGCTCCGTATTGCATCGTAATCGTTTCTGCCAGGCTTTTACTGAGTCAGATCCTGCTTTTTAGCTTATTGTTTTAATGCATTTCCACATTTTTCAACTATGatttttctttgccaattgactatttttgcattcgtatttcGTAAGGTTGAGTAccaaaaattttcaacttttttatgtttcttcagaggcccagatagccgttgaTACTAGACGTTCCCATGTTTTCTTCCCGAATTTGCTGGGTTCTCGATCTTTGAGCTGACATGAATCCCTTCCCCACATGGAGACTTATACCAACACTTTTGTTTTTATGAAgaacttctatataaataaaaatggagtagtgtttgtatgtcacgtaATGGCTTAACCCCCCCAACGCCCAGTGTCACCTCTAGGTGACacctgttttgttttgcttgtcaaAAATCTAATTCTTCTTTGATTTCCGCGAAATTAGttgtaaatgaaagctatacttATCTAGTTTGATTTTTGCTTAAAGTGGTCCACATCAATCcggagtggccaccgggaatcgactCCAAGCAGAAAAAGTCCATTTTCTGTTTTCTATTATAACAGGAAATCAAAACGACcttttatttcaaaacaaacgTGGTTTGCATTGTTTTCAACTGTGCATCGTATATATTTGAGGTATTAAATTTTTGGACACAGTATGTTCTTTTTATTCCGATTTTTTCATCTCTGACAAATTTTCGTCTGTGCATTCAACATGGCAATGGATTACAATAATATTCAGAAAGTAAAGATAAGAAGCAATGAATAAAAGTCGTAAGATGtcgagaaaaatcagaaatagcCACCGCGGTCTTAATTATGGTACCCAGAACCTGTTTTGGAAAGCACCTCAGAGTCCCAAAAGACGACTTCCATCCAGAataagtcgaaaaaaaaaaataaaaatcgtactCGACAGCCTTCgatttgcacatgtttttgctatggtagaataagtgtttttcatagaaaaattgatcattttgactcaagaataacttttgaaaatggcctataattttttgcaagcaaattatttgaaaaattctaactccgaaactgttgattttagtgaaaaatgttctatgaagaagttgtagtgaaccgttgggactataagaaaaatatatacacagaaaaaaataatttctttattttcataaaaaatcaaaaatgaaacttaaatttaaaattacacaaaaccttattttttatattttttcaattttcatcatagaaTTTTAAtggtaaacagatgtttgggacaaagtttcatgatggagaaatttttgataaaaaagtttttctaagaacagcttttggtcaatttttttaattttgattttttgacaaaataaataCGTACTGATGATACaaaaagaatcttgaaattattctgaaccataattAATATATGGACAAATTCTCTAGAAGTAACAATTTTCGAATTACATCgagtttattgcaaaaaaatgtgtttaaatactaaaataggccattttcattagttttaggaaaataagtaaatgaaaagaTATTTGGTCTTTACTTTTGAGAATGTATTATTaatgatggagaatcgcgaataactaatgaaaattacctattttaatatttttataatgcattatcaatcagaacgtatttattttgacaaaaacacaACGTTTTGAAAATCGGCTCAAAttagtttttcatgaaaaaaacatcatatattttttcaatgtgctttttttcttgtagggcaaacagttcactacaacttcttcatagaacaatGTACGTTATTAAATTCTTATTATTatcaatatacaaaaaaaaaacaaaaagttaatAATACAATCTTTTTTATTACATGACATATATGTCATATATAGGGACATATATTTCATAGATAACGCTTTTGAAAGCAATGAAATGGACCGGTTCAATAATTAACATATATTTGTTGTAAATTATGAATGGTTTCGTTATGGTTCAATATTGTTTGAAGGTTCAAAAGTGTATCAACAATATCAACGTTACGCTTCTACTcaataaaatcttttgaatcttATAATTATACCTCCAATCGAAATACAATCAACTTTGCCTAACTCTATGTTCCGTAGCTTGATTTCGAAGTAAAAAACAAAAGTAGAAGTAAGTTTACATCGCTACCTCGCTGGTCACTTTAATTGTAGTTGCTCTGAACTGTAACTatatctcgcggaacattactaaaggacctatctaacattgagaggctctctttgtttactttctctttcattaataactgagtcacattaacctcttctgttgcgttttttgtatgaaacgctagtcaaaggaactgactttcgatctatagtgaaaaacttcccaaaatcattagtattccactgttataatcgaaagagaacgagagaggagagaatctctcatttgtacataggtcctttagtaatgttccgcgagatatCTCCCTAGCTCGACGATCCGTTCAATATTGTGAGTTGACTGTAGAATCATAAacatgatttgtttgattttataATGGCATATTTGTTCAAACCGTTTCATAAACAGATCAGTAACGCATTTCAGTACGCATTCCAGTCGTTAAATCAAAATTCTATTAGCAAACTGCACAACTTCCCTTAAATGCCGACATTGTTATTTTACTGGTTCAAAAGtgaaatggtaaaatgaagcggttcaaaaagttacacttTACagtcagtggcgtagctagggtttccGGGGCCCGGTGTGGAGTCAGATTTGGTGGCCTCTTAAAAAGAGGTATATGTAttaattcatttaaatttatagTAAAATAATAAGACTCGTGTTGGATTGAAAATATCctacttatttatttaaatgGCTGGTTTATCATTCAAATTACTGAAtttgattcttcttctttctggcgttacgtcccaactggggcaaagcctgcttctcagcttagtgttcttatgagcacttccacagttagtaactgagagctttctttgtcaattgaccatttttgcattggtatatcgtgtggcaggtacgatgatactctatgccctgggagtcgagaaaatttccaacccgaaaagatcctcgaccggaggcattcgaacccacaaccctcagcttggtcttgctgaatagctgtgcgtttaccgctacggctatctgggcccatacTGAGTTTGATATTGTCATGATAACCCATCGGCAAAATTCAGTTATTATTCCTAGTTTAAATTATTTTGCAATCAATGTTACTAGAGAAGATAAATTTCAggatcaaaaaataaaatcaagttTATAAGATTACGCCTGTTAAGCAACAACATCAATTTTTACCATTTACTAATTTCGATAAACGAAGAATTAACAAAATATATTGCTAGAggctatattttcaaatttaacttCACTGAATAATAGAGTAATTTTGACAATTCTTGAGAGTGATGAACACACAACTTTGGCaggattataaaaaaagtagacactattttcacaaaatcttggaCAGGATTTGCCATGAGTTGTGGATATGATCTTCGCTGGTAACATGGgtaggattctcacagaatcttcAACAGGATTCCATAGACTTCTAGCTagaattttctttgccaatgttaaaAATGGAATCCTGgacagcattttcaaagatttcaaaatAGATTTCCAAAATGAATATAAGGCAAAATTCAGAAAGGATCCTAGGCacaattcttttaaaattccgGGTCCTTAGTCTCAcagaatcctaagcaggatCTAAGCAGGAATTCTTGTATAATTCATATAAAATCTTCGGTATTATTATTACAGGTTCCTAAATTTCTGAGGAAGACTCTTCAATATATCCAGCTTTTTTAATAGCGTTAATAACTGCCGCTAAGTTgctcactttctggtagggatcagttGATTTGGTGTTTGACTTGGTTCAATATAAAATGGACTGATCCCTACCTgaaagcgagcctgtttgcggcagccgttagcgctcgtaaaaagcagGATACTGTGCAAGATTATTATATGATTTCTGAAAAGACTCCCTCGAAATTCACCAGAATttatctgttttttttatttctacaaaaaaagttgCTTCATTTACTGACATTCgtcaaatttcatgcaaatattTGAGCATTTTTAAAAGGGCCTCACAAAATTGTTACTGCGATTTGACCCACGATTCAAAGAGGTTGGACGGGCATGATATGAACTGTTGCTGTATAAGTTAATTGAAGATTctcaggaggaatccctggaaagattcataaaagttgatttttttctaaagtaatcctcaaaaataataattcgtATATAAATTAAATAAGGTATTTCAGGAGAAttacaaaataaatgatttggatgatttctttgtttttggtaaaattgttaAAGACATAAAAAGCTATCtgagaatgaaaaaaaagttcaaaatctaTCCAGGAAGTCTCGTAACATTCCGAAGCATATTTCATAGTTCAGTTATTACAACCCATCATTCAATAAGACATGGAAAatctactgaaaaaaaaaactttagggCTAAATTAGCTGTTCCAATAACGCTAAGGTGTCTCACAAATCCTTTGCGTTAGAATTGCATTGTGCACTCTAGTTTACTGTCAACATGATTTGTAGCGGCATGATTTAATTATGTCGGTGCATTTATAattcaaattgatgagtttttatatattttttcgggAAGAAATCTTAAATTGGAATAAAAATGTTTTCGAGAGATCTacaattcaaaaattgaattgaaagtgTGGATTACTGCACATTTTCTTCCAACTTTTTGatcaataacactgcggaacacttgtttgtctcaagcatcaaaatacagcTATCTATTAAATTGAGGGTTGctgttttcataaatatcatagcacgtctagtttttgagatactgatagttgaaaatgcaaaattcgactatttcagccaacttgcatgataatttATGCACTTCATTTGCCACAGAATCCTAACTTCATttgtataacaattattatcgACGAAGTTTATAATGCTTTCaatgctcaaaagttttttctATGGTTTcgaaaagtgttgaatttatgagaaacgaagaattttggatGGAGGCTACAAGCATGtaggaaaaatcgatttaatctaaatttgatcttgtaatttcaaccaaattatatctgacaTGGAAGTTAAAGTCATATGTatattgcatgcttggtggattagatcacaaaaaaagtttgttaaatCATGCATTAAGTTTCAGGTAAACAtgaatgaaaacagtgttttatacaactttgacgacctgcaGCTAAAaaatgtgacgtgctggaacatttctgagaacggcatcagatacagaaaccccaaatctacacatacagtcgactctccataactcgatattcatgGGACCattgacttatagaattatcgagttatagaacataccaataccaaaaattttaaaatcaaaggctcaaatttacaatacttttatgatcacttctgcaagcaaacaatatcattttgttgatagcattttgaaaaaaatatctttagacacttttttcaaaatgtttgaaaaaacccTTATTTAtactagtattttattttttatttttatgtttttaaacttttaaaaaaACTTGCAAGTCCTTTATTCACTGCCAAACCAGAAATGGTCCATGTCTCCCTGTATAACAAGGGTTTTTagatggatatcgagttatggagggaaattttcctcccacg is a genomic window containing:
- the LOC110674263 gene encoding uncharacterized protein LOC110674263, translated to MLQASLEQEREPQQAIRMTSLWDSITSLFQSSGTQEVRSEWDRTMEQRNLELISTLKRTTDPTEFATVVRKGAQMDLTCLQAVPEALKKLNINIPNLAIYVLGDTSKTYKCGSSTKGVSIDLDLRNNHFELHCGANLNQKPRGKVGSNDCLFESLAQAIPQLLDVPASEFHSGNIRGRSTDRDGSRSRRSRSRSLSVHDDPEEETSTLEHLLTRFYGIFDVAGVVQGVAERARINRNEVLRGGRSQHQDRHSSDVRLHASHVIRIQITDGATNQLSESNTALYTYLTTQIGYTELVETWANKWGGIGKDIDELQALLLKLLESVDFSHDSPRMMPNVSLKYLQNTVDELNELLRRIDPYATAITLTDQGFWASLFGDNVITADTIVGICKDSFITVLNKWLRIDRKHFMNEDSIKNVLEQVLKIIKNTNLSKLLQLGRKAFKKLLQLLLTKQKCDNGKNDRQDKDKDDEDGENKSSSGNKAKNGAIWSSVKETVQQEARCNNVNPSSFLKIAGWILLGVALVTAIAFAIYMVVPCIINLITVVDTVTIVKTIIVVAG